A genomic stretch from Candidatus Omnitrophota bacterium includes:
- a CDS encoding tetratricopeptide repeat protein, which produces MCLDSENGHIISGNRYLDRKKYSRALEEFNKALDADPRNEYAYQGLGHLYLQQGKYEQALEAFRKGLRINSRNQYIHQGLGYIYLEQGSYDAAEREFEVTLRLGGDNMFARRMLGYIYKRKGKDEAAASEFIKATELYLGREENNKRPASGDGRRDWKVKLLRMPGFPDENDIGGRQLNYCLLPPLALGCLTGFLRQNGFDIDQDDLNIKIHYDNKYCDDAGDKVDISVFYDEGRILRWLREGGDGYLDSVMEAVGRKTGLSGYPVVLLSLPAFFNNSGCLMFTLALARFLKNRHNPVLVLGGANQSVELLSKYDRRDIDFVIYGDGEVALLELLGAIRQDADPGECLYSCVKEEGRFMATEVHPPLKPDFSGLPMDKYRHEGTLLLLFKFIKGCAHECVFCPESTNRLVYVLKPEKAAGYLKELQEKYNPTGFFFLSDTINISRGFLNEFCDEIIGSGTDILWTDSARADNLDRDTLFKMRRAGCIRLVFGMETASPGLLRYVDKRISLRRLEDVLRWADEAGIWTGVEIICGLPHEKERDVDETVSFLNRNKEFINSAYFNQFGLRDGSVLMRSPERFGIENIKEICQYADGEFTYFHKYGYDETGGLQWQEKKRQIIAAHKKLINNTCWQSAFPIYEFEHVLFSLYSRFADKKAVSGIFNEMLKERNYQRQQSTDHAKARY; this is translated from the coding sequence ATGTGCTTAGATAGTGAAAACGGCCATATAATATCCGGCAACCGGTATCTGGACAGAAAGAAATACAGCCGGGCGCTGGAAGAATTCAATAAGGCGCTGGATGCTGACCCGCGCAACGAATACGCCTATCAGGGGCTGGGGCATCTATATCTGCAGCAGGGAAAATATGAGCAGGCATTAGAGGCATTCCGGAAGGGGCTGCGGATCAACAGCCGGAATCAGTATATACATCAGGGTTTAGGGTATATATACCTGGAACAGGGCTCATATGATGCTGCAGAGCGGGAGTTTGAGGTGACCCTGCGGCTGGGCGGAGATAATATGTTCGCCCGTAGGATGCTGGGATATATCTATAAGAGAAAGGGAAAGGACGAGGCGGCGGCGTCGGAATTCATAAAGGCGACGGAATTATATCTGGGAAGAGAGGAAAATAATAAAAGGCCGGCTTCGGGAGACGGCCGCCGGGATTGGAAGGTCAAGCTGTTAAGGATGCCCGGCTTTCCCGACGAAAATGATATCGGCGGCAGGCAGCTGAATTACTGCCTGCTACCGCCTCTGGCGCTGGGCTGCCTTACCGGTTTTCTGAGGCAGAACGGGTTTGATATCGATCAGGATGACCTGAACATAAAGATCCATTACGATAATAAATATTGCGATGACGCCGGAGATAAGGTAGATATCTCCGTTTTTTACGATGAGGGCAGGATACTGAGGTGGCTGCGGGAAGGAGGAGACGGGTATTTAGATTCGGTTATGGAGGCAGTCGGGCGCAAGACAGGGTTGAGCGGATACCCGGTCGTCTTATTGTCGCTGCCCGCGTTTTTCAATAATTCCGGCTGTCTTATGTTCACCCTGGCGCTGGCAAGATTCCTCAAGAATAGACACAATCCCGTCCTGGTTTTAGGGGGAGCCAATCAATCGGTTGAATTGTTGAGCAAGTATGACAGGCGTGACATAGATTTTGTGATCTACGGTGACGGAGAGGTGGCGCTGCTTGAACTACTTGGGGCCATAAGACAGGATGCCGACCCCGGGGAGTGCCTGTATTCCTGCGTTAAAGAAGAGGGCAGGTTTATGGCAACAGAGGTCCATCCTCCGCTTAAGCCGGATTTTTCCGGACTGCCCATGGACAAATACAGGCATGAGGGGACGCTGCTTCTTTTGTTTAAGTTTATCAAGGGATGCGCCCATGAATGCGTTTTCTGCCCTGAATCCACAAACAGACTGGTTTATGTTTTGAAGCCGGAGAAGGCAGCCGGTTATTTAAAAGAGCTTCAGGAAAAATACAACCCCACAGGATTTTTCTTCTTAAGCGATACCATAAATATCTCCAGGGGTTTCCTTAATGAGTTTTGTGATGAGATAATCGGCAGCGGAACGGACATACTCTGGACCGACAGCGCGCGCGCGGACAACCTGGACAGGGATACGCTTTTTAAGATGCGCCGCGCCGGATGCATACGCCTGGTCTTCGGCATGGAGACGGCCAGCCCGGGATTGTTGAGGTATGTGGACAAGCGCATCAGTTTAAGGCGGCTGGAAGATGTATTGAGATGGGCTGATGAGGCCGGGATATGGACGGGGGTGGAGATAATCTGCGGCCTGCCGCACGAGAAAGAAAGAGATGTTGACGAGACGGTATCCTTTTTGAACAGGAACAAGGAGTTTATAAACAGCGCGTATTTTAATCAATTCGGCCTCAGGGACGGCAGCGTGCTTATGCGCAGCCCGGAAAGGTTCGGGATTGAAAATATAAAAGAGATATGCCAATACGCGGACGGGGAATTTACCTATTTTCATAAATACGGATACGACGAGACAGGCGGCCTTCAATGGCAGGAAAAGAAGAGGCAGATCATTGCCGCGCATAAAAAGCTCATTAATAATACCTGCTGGCAGAGCGCCTTTCCCATCTATGAGTTTGAGCATGTTTTGTTTTCGCTTTATTCCAGGTTCGCTGATAAAAAGGCGGTTTCCGGCATATTCAATGAGATGCTGAAAGAGAGGAATTATCAGAGGCAACAATCTACAGACCATGCCAAAGCGCGGTATTAA
- a CDS encoding tetratricopeptide repeat protein translates to MRRSKERAASIAFGIVLFFLLLELGMRAGAALLAYSQEHRNIVSLRQKHTCRIVCLGESTTAGGMYSYPARLEEVLNNAGIGREFSVINKGVVGIDTSGILAGLDGVLDKYEPDIVIAMMGANDERPHLLFHVDSGSTIVDLLAGLKTVKLARMLWFNINSRIRPPRAIRSATENSTVYFDLGQFYRDRREYVKAEEMFRAAAQENTADYRPYFELGCLYKKRGDFSGAAGMFKRAIELEPDNDRAYRGILAIYNELSLYGDGKEYLALLLEMKKRHYRPSAIITLTPNNYRKLKEALEKRGILLVCAQYPMRSIEPLEEIFGSGEGVILVDNEKIFKDAVRSGGYDRYFTDTFGGDFGHCTAEGNLLLAKNIADVIMARVFDKNGRLAYRKTH, encoded by the coding sequence ATGCGCCGATCTAAGGAAAGAGCCGCCTCAATAGCCTTCGGCATAGTGTTGTTTTTTCTGCTCCTTGAGCTTGGCATGCGCGCGGGAGCGGCCCTGCTGGCGTATTCGCAGGAACACAGGAACATAGTTTCCTTAAGGCAGAAACATACCTGCCGCATCGTCTGCCTTGGAGAGTCCACGACAGCCGGAGGGATGTATTCTTATCCGGCGCGGCTGGAAGAAGTCCTGAACAACGCCGGCATAGGCAGGGAATTCAGCGTGATAAATAAGGGCGTAGTTGGGATAGATACATCGGGAATACTGGCTGGTTTAGACGGCGTCCTTGATAAATATGAGCCGGATATAGTGATCGCGATGATGGGGGCAAACGATGAGCGGCCGCACCTGCTCTTTCATGTTGATTCCGGTTCGACGATAGTGGATCTTCTCGCCGGCTTAAAGACCGTTAAGCTGGCAAGAATGCTTTGGTTTAATATCAATAGCAGGATCAGGCCGCCGCGGGCCATAAGGTCCGCCACGGAAAACAGCACGGTATATTTTGACCTGGGCCAGTTTTACAGGGACCGCAGGGAATATGTGAAGGCGGAGGAGATGTTCAGGGCCGCCGCGCAGGAGAATACGGCTGATTACAGGCCCTATTTTGAGCTGGGCTGCCTCTATAAGAAAAGAGGGGATTTTTCCGGAGCGGCGGGGATGTTCAAGAGGGCGATAGAATTGGAGCCGGACAATGACAGGGCCTACAGAGGCATCCTGGCCATATATAATGAATTATCCCTTTATGGAGACGGAAAGGAATACCTTGCCTTGCTGTTGGAAATGAAAAAGAGGCACTATCGACCTTCGGCTATCATTACTCTGACGCCCAATAACTACCGTAAATTGAAGGAGGCCCTGGAGAAGAGAGGGATACTGTTGGTCTGCGCGCAATACCCGATGCGCAGCATCGAGCCGCTGGAGGAGATATTCGGCTCCGGGGAGGGCGTGATCCTTGTTGATAATGAAAAGATATTTAAGGACGCGGTCCGATCGGGAGGTTATGACAGGTATTTTACCGATACCTTTGGCGGTGACTTCGGGCACTGCACGGCAGAGGGTAACCTGCTTCTGGCGAAGAACATAGCTGATGTGATCATGGCCAGGGTGTTTGATAAAAATGGCCGGCTCGCTTATCGCAAAACCCATTGA
- a CDS encoding radical SAM protein — protein sequence MPKRGIKVIRLPGFFKKRQFSSGPNCCLIPPLGLGLISAHLRSKDMPVEQADLNIEIHHNNYYSDSAADKIDTEVFFDLPRVERYALGGSDQYIDSIMDRAAGKAGVGQGQFMLLSLPDNIENETNLSFALAFTRFIKDRYGTINILGGQGPWLGHMRSRYGCRNIDHILRGDGEYLLDRIFDAPEAGPAFSGGPYLSVEDGGKVITSNKICRPIKPDFSGLPMDKYRSRQEVLEHPRELGGLMDEFQKNGALLLPYRFIRGCPFECIFCVSSTQSLSHALSPAEIAGHLESMQEQYRPDGFFFLNDTINISRKFINELCDEILNRGLKVLWSDCARADNLDRDTLFKMRRAGCIRLIFGMETASPRLLKYINKRVDLAQLENVLRWSDEAGIWTGVEVICGFPHEREEDIRATISFLNKNEEYINRVYLNHFDLRQGSMLYDSPRKYGLKRVIEVNQCTQRDFSSYVQFGFDEDGGLAWEEKERQMERSLGMVRDSCARGSRFFTDEHLLFFLYSRFSDKERIRSIYLKILKQEG from the coding sequence ATGCCAAAGCGCGGTATTAAAGTCATAAGATTGCCCGGTTTTTTCAAGAAGCGGCAATTCTCTTCAGGGCCGAATTGCTGCCTGATACCTCCTTTGGGACTGGGGCTTATCAGCGCGCACCTTCGCTCCAAAGATATGCCGGTAGAGCAGGCGGATCTCAATATTGAGATCCATCACAATAATTACTATTCCGATTCAGCCGCGGACAAGATTGATACCGAGGTATTTTTTGACCTGCCGCGCGTAGAGAGATACGCGCTTGGCGGCAGCGATCAATATATAGATTCTATTATGGACAGGGCAGCCGGTAAGGCCGGGGTGGGCCAGGGGCAGTTTATGCTTCTTTCTCTGCCGGACAATATCGAGAATGAAACAAACCTTTCTTTCGCGCTGGCCTTTACGCGTTTTATCAAAGACCGATACGGCACCATAAACATATTGGGCGGGCAGGGGCCGTGGCTGGGCCATATGCGTTCCCGGTATGGCTGCCGAAATATAGATCATATCCTGCGCGGCGACGGCGAATACCTTCTTGACCGGATTTTTGACGCGCCGGAAGCGGGCCCCGCGTTCTCCGGCGGGCCGTATCTGTCGGTTGAAGACGGCGGCAAGGTGATAACTTCAAATAAGATATGCAGGCCGATCAAACCCGATTTCTCCGGCCTGCCCATGGACAAATACAGGTCCAGGCAGGAGGTGCTGGAGCATCCGCGGGAGCTTGGGGGTTTAATGGATGAATTCCAGAAAAATGGGGCGTTGCTTTTGCCGTACAGGTTTATCAGGGGATGCCCCTTTGAGTGCATCTTTTGTGTTTCCTCAACCCAGAGTTTAAGCCACGCGCTTTCTCCGGCGGAGATCGCCGGGCACCTGGAGTCCATGCAGGAACAATACCGGCCGGACGGGTTCTTCTTTTTGAACGATACCATAAATATATCCAGGAAGTTCATAAATGAATTGTGCGATGAGATATTAAACCGCGGGCTTAAGGTCTTGTGGAGCGACTGCGCCAGGGCGGACAACCTGGACAGGGACACGCTTTTTAAGATGCGCCGCGCCGGATGCATACGCCTGATCTTCGGGATGGAGACGGCCAGCCCCCGTTTGCTGAAGTACATAAATAAACGGGTGGACCTGGCGCAGCTGGAGAACGTCCTGCGCTGGTCTGATGAGGCCGGCATCTGGACCGGGGTTGAGGTGATCTGCGGTTTCCCCCACGAGCGGGAGGAAGACATACGGGCCACGATCTCGTTCCTGAATAAAAATGAGGAATATATCAACCGCGTGTACCTGAATCATTTTGACCTGAGGCAGGGCAGCATGCTTTACGATTCTCCCCGGAAATACGGCCTGAAGCGGGTCATTGAAGTCAATCAATGCACGCAGAGGGATTTCAGCAGTTATGTTCAGTTTGGCTTTGACGAAGACGGGGGGCTGGCCTGGGAAGAAAAAGAGAGGCAGATGGAGCGTTCCCTGGGAATGGTCCGGGACAGCTGCGCGCGGGGCTCGAGGTTTTTTACAGACGAGCATCTTTTATTTTTTCTTTATTCCAGGTTCAGCGATAAGGAGAGGATAAGATCCATTTATCTCAAGATCCTCAAACAGGAGGGGTGA
- a CDS encoding radical SAM protein, with translation MKAGKISIFYKELRSACPRNIKGVFRNPGKLLRYARAFFNYDMGADDKNMRPMDTANACCLFGDFEELHDRIAGREGGYKDKISSIGSALSRKQPVKISVGISRYNFGRLHKVCEHGMALLGEKADLSGIGLEVFPVKDLPQNFIAYIEALKQRLDPQKIELVVHDNELMDILKTVGLHARVNDEREKDLLRLLGVISEQVFIGPQTIVFDPYHRCNTRCKHCWVHTPGVSHPEEFLDRKFDFEIFKRIIDDASEMKVDGIILQGDGEPLIYDKFMPMLRYAKSRDLGVLFFTNGILLDKEKSKEVIDLGVNEIYCSFPAGTAVTYEKISSVQPAETFYKVRDNLKSFMSLRRGMNKPHPRLIISHVIHNMNYHELTEMAGMDADIAPDAVRFYLIRLDVMNRFLQLEPRQIEEIKRQVPEISRILKEKNIEFVDNFGFQLNNYDEKTGAWSKDFFLRHGCNIGWYFNLIPARYDMSFCCHLRTVGYVDRQSFKDIWNSVDYWRWRRQAKYLKDNKYAKFANGQVLYDEHCDHCDNHQTIIRNLREIRKYGLDKYY, from the coding sequence GTGAAGGCGGGGAAAATAAGCATTTTTTATAAAGAGCTAAGAAGCGCCTGCCCCAGGAATATAAAGGGGGTTTTCCGCAACCCGGGAAAGCTGCTGCGGTATGCCAGGGCATTTTTTAATTATGATATGGGGGCCGACGATAAGAACATGCGGCCTATGGATACGGCCAACGCATGCTGTTTATTCGGGGACTTTGAAGAGCTGCACGACAGGATCGCTGGCAGAGAAGGCGGCTACAAAGATAAGATATCGAGCATCGGGTCCGCCTTGAGCCGGAAACAACCAGTGAAGATAAGCGTGGGGATATCGCGTTATAACTTCGGGCGGCTGCATAAGGTCTGCGAGCATGGAATGGCGCTTTTGGGAGAGAAGGCGGATCTATCAGGGATCGGTCTTGAGGTCTTTCCCGTCAAGGACCTGCCGCAGAATTTCATCGCTTATATTGAGGCATTGAAGCAGCGCCTTGACCCGCAAAAAATAGAACTCGTTGTCCACGACAATGAGTTGATGGATATCCTCAAGACCGTGGGGCTGCACGCGCGGGTAAACGACGAGCGGGAGAAGGACCTCCTGCGGCTTCTGGGGGTCATAAGCGAACAGGTATTTATCGGGCCGCAGACGATCGTCTTTGATCCCTATCACAGGTGCAATACCAGATGTAAACATTGCTGGGTGCATACGCCCGGGGTCAGCCATCCCGAGGAGTTCCTTGACCGCAAATTTGATTTTGAGATATTCAAGCGGATTATAGACGATGCTTCGGAGATGAAGGTGGACGGCATCATCCTGCAGGGTGACGGCGAACCGCTGATATACGACAAGTTCATGCCCATGCTCAGATACGCCAAGTCCAGGGACCTGGGTGTCCTGTTTTTTACCAACGGCATCCTCCTTGATAAGGAAAAATCAAAAGAGGTGATAGACCTGGGGGTCAATGAGATATACTGCAGCTTTCCCGCCGGGACAGCCGTTACCTACGAAAAGATATCCTCTGTGCAGCCGGCGGAAACATTTTATAAGGTCCGGGATAACCTCAAGAGCTTTATGTCGTTAAGAAGGGGGATGAATAAACCGCATCCGCGGCTTATCATCAGCCACGTAATACATAATATGAATTATCATGAATTGACGGAGATGGCCGGGATGGACGCCGATATAGCGCCCGACGCGGTCAGGTTCTACCTTATAAGGCTGGACGTGATGAACAGGTTCCTCCAGCTTGAGCCCCGTCAGATAGAGGAGATAAAAAGGCAGGTGCCGGAGATCTCCAGGATCTTGAAAGAAAAGAACATAGAGTTCGTGGATAATTTCGGTTTCCAGCTGAACAATTATGATGAAAAGACCGGCGCCTGGTCCAAGGATTTCTTCCTGAGGCACGGCTGCAATATCGGCTGGTATTTCAACCTTATACCGGCGAGATACGATATGAGCTTCTGCTGCCACCTGCGGACCGTGGGATACGTTGACAGGCAGTCATTCAAGGATATCTGGAACTCGGTGGATTACTGGCGCTGGAGAAGGCAGGCGAAATATTTAAAAGACAATAAATACGCGAAATTCGCCAACGGGCAGGTTCTTTATGACGAACATTGCGACCATTGCGATAATCACCAGACGATAATAAGGAATTTACGGGAGATCAGGAAGTATGGTCTGGATAAATACTATTAA
- a CDS encoding radical SAM protein, producing the protein MAAGNPRFCDIVVSNRCLLRCRMCKSWQCGPQSNEITLSEAKRFVEGLSEFVKEPLEINVMGGEPLWKDWCLDLCAFISKKGFRSIISTNAYLIDEDMARRIADSGLNVLAISLESLNPATHNFLRGREDVFSRVMKGIENIRRFCGPDLTVTILTIIMERNLSEIIELTEWVNSDRLFQNISFLALLETGLVEDRNGWFRSPVYKELWPQDTEKLYRLIDELKEKRTRGYKIWNPLSQLDAFKDYYTEPERFMRETQYRVHDYIIDLDENGIIYLSGEALGNIRDDNVRGLWFSDKAQAIREKIDARGPGKRCCVINFVCAFPQDSEYAKR; encoded by the coding sequence ATGGCCGCTGGCAATCCCCGTTTTTGCGATATCGTGGTCTCCAACCGGTGCCTGCTCAGGTGCAGGATGTGCAAGTCCTGGCAGTGCGGGCCTCAATCAAACGAGATTACTCTTTCGGAGGCAAAGCGGTTCGTAGAGGGGCTTTCCGAATTTGTCAAGGAGCCCCTGGAAATAAACGTGATGGGCGGAGAGCCGTTATGGAAGGATTGGTGCCTGGACCTCTGCGCCTTTATTTCCAAAAAGGGCTTCAGGTCCATAATTTCCACAAATGCCTACCTTATAGACGAAGATATGGCAAGGCGCATAGCGGATTCGGGGTTGAACGTGCTGGCGATCTCGCTGGAAAGCCTGAATCCGGCGACGCATAATTTCTTAAGGGGCAGGGAAGATGTATTCTCCAGGGTGATGAAGGGCATAGAGAACATCCGCAGGTTCTGCGGCCCGGACCTGACAGTCACCATCCTCACCATAATAATGGAGAGGAATTTAAGCGAGATAATCGAGCTGACGGAATGGGTGAACAGCGACAGGTTGTTCCAGAACATCTCTTTTCTGGCACTGCTGGAAACAGGCCTGGTAGAGGACAGGAATGGATGGTTCAGAAGCCCGGTGTACAAGGAGCTTTGGCCGCAGGACACGGAGAAGCTTTACCGCCTCATAGATGAATTAAAGGAGAAAAGAACGCGGGGTTACAAGATCTGGAATCCGCTTTCGCAGCTGGACGCGTTCAAAGATTATTATACCGAGCCGGAGCGGTTTATGAGAGAGACGCAATACCGCGTTCATGATTATATAATAGATTTAGATGAGAACGGCATTATCTACCTTAGCGGAGAGGCCCTGGGCAACATCAGGGATGATAATGTGCGGGGACTCTGGTTTTCAGATAAGGCGCAGGCGATCAGGGAGAAGATCGATGCGCGCGGCCCGGGGAAGAGGTGCTGCGTTATTAACTTTGTCTGCGCCTTCCCGCAGGACAGTGAATATGCCAAACGATAA
- a CDS encoding radical SAM protein: MPNDKSHMIGRPKFCVIEVSHRCMFRCKMCNYGVSAPEPEVSVGELIGYVSSFKDFVNTPFEINISGGEPLLKEGALELLGFISGLGFNSSMATNAYLINRENARRLADSGVGVVPISLDSLDGRVHDYLRGKDGAHKNAMDALNYFMEYRGRLRGVVIQSIIMEPTLDGLVELAGWADQRDISVSFMAVMRPNMVPVDLRWHEREEFSFLWPKDTAKAHSVIDKLIEMKQSGCRVDTPVGQLRRFKSYFADPLQFVRKASCGLGEDIVHINNKGDIYLCCEMEPIGNVKDADIRYTWFSPKAARVRREIKKCRRNCAEMINCYREE; encoded by the coding sequence ATGCCAAACGATAAATCCCATATGATTGGAAGGCCGAAATTCTGCGTTATAGAGGTATCGCATAGATGCATGTTCCGCTGCAAGATGTGCAACTACGGAGTATCCGCGCCCGAGCCGGAGGTCAGCGTCGGAGAACTGATAGGATACGTATCGTCATTCAAGGATTTTGTGAACACGCCTTTTGAGATAAACATCTCCGGCGGAGAGCCGCTTTTAAAAGAGGGCGCGCTGGAATTGCTGGGGTTCATCAGCGGCCTGGGATTTAACAGCTCCATGGCCACCAACGCCTATTTGATCAACAGGGAAAACGCCAGGCGCCTGGCGGATTCAGGGGTGGGGGTTGTCCCCATATCCTTGGACAGTTTAGATGGGCGCGTCCACGACTACCTTAGAGGAAAGGATGGGGCGCATAAGAACGCCATGGATGCCTTAAATTATTTTATGGAATACAGGGGCAGATTGAGGGGGGTGGTTATCCAGTCGATCATCATGGAGCCGACGCTGGATGGGCTGGTGGAGCTTGCCGGATGGGCCGATCAAAGGGACATCTCGGTATCATTTATGGCGGTAATGCGGCCGAATATGGTCCCTGTTGATTTAAGATGGCATGAAAGAGAGGAGTTCAGCTTTCTCTGGCCGAAGGATACCGCTAAAGCGCATTCCGTCATTGATAAGCTGATAGAAATGAAACAGTCGGGCTGCCGCGTAGATACGCCTGTCGGCCAGTTGAGGCGTTTTAAGTCGTATTTCGCCGATCCGCTTCAGTTCGTAAGAAAGGCCAGCTGCGGCCTGGGCGAGGATATCGTCCATATAAATAACAAGGGCGACATTTACCTTTGCTGCGAGATGGAACCGATCGGTAACGTAAAAGACGCCGATATACGCTATACCTGGTTTTCGCCGAAAGCCGCGCGGGTCAGGCGGGAGATAAAAAAATGCCGGAGAAATTGCGCGGAGATGATAAACTGCTATCGGGAGGAGTGA